In Halichondria panicea chromosome 5, odHalPani1.1, whole genome shotgun sequence, the genomic stretch CACCCAGGGGGAGGTCACGTACATGGAGGACATGGACGGGTGAGTTGATGATACTAGTATGTAGTACAATGGTTCATGAAGTTTTCCTAAGAGTACAAAATATTGTGTTGGCGGTTTGGTGCAGTGAATGTGCTTTAcaaacagtggctgtaataaagaggtgatcTGCTAACACATGcaatggagactttggggcccattacatgtataaacctggctgtattatagagggtgacatGAAGTTTTTCTAGAGTGCTTGACCGTTATCGTGTATGCGAGCTATtgcatctacatgtagaattGAATTGCCTCGTACAGTGAATACATGACAATGTGTTGACAGCCACTGTTGGGTAGatcaacagtggctgtaataaaacCTTGCTAATACAGTAGGTCAAAACACATGCTGCAGAGAGACTTtgtgacccccccccccacacacacacacacacacacacacacacacacacacacacacacacacacacacacacacacacatgtacagggtTCGTGTGCTATCGTACAGTGACACAGACCAGGTGGGGGACTTCACAATGCTCTCTGGGGACATAGTCAACTTCAGTCTGGCCATTGACAAGAGAGACGGCACAGAGAGAGCCACAGGTGTGAGGCTACACCGCCTGGTTGAGGAGCAGAAGGACACATCTCAGAGGGAAACGGTGGGTTCATTGTCAGTGTAACAAATATTGTGCCAAGTTAATAACAAAACCAGATCTTCACATATCTAGAGCCTGAACATTTGTAAGGCTTACAGAAAATAATGTACAGAatagcatgtacatatacgtgtctttatcataattatcattttggTTGGATTGaaagcaagtacatgtacatgtatgtatatggaCTCTGTACATATTAATTTGTACTGTCTTCACATCATGTCGTTATTGCCTGCCTCCCCTACAGGGTGTGGTGGCGGCACTAAGGGACGGGTTCGGGTTCATCAAGTGTGCTCAGAGGGACATGAGGATGTTCTTCCATTTCAACGAAGTCATTGATCTCGTAAGTGTGCTAATAACAAGTTTCACCAGGTGTACGTACGTTGGAACACTGCTCCATCAATGCCTGTACATGGATACAAAGagctatgtgtacatgtgtacagcgCACTAAAATAGTGTACATGAATAGGCAAATAAGTAGCCTCAGTTGAAGGCGTAGCATTGACAACCAACTATCAATGGTGTCTTTACGTGAGGCCGTACCAAAATTATGCTTAGAGTGCCAAATTGTCTAGTCATTAAAAGATGCACTAGAACAAACCAGTAACACGTATTCTAGCTGTCCTATTAGTGTGTGTTCTCTCTACATTTCAGGACCACAAACTGGCTCAGTACGACGAAGTCGAGTTCTCTGTACAGAATGTGAGTGCACTCATGTGTATAAATGTACAACATTTTagccagtatacatgtagtacagtaCAAAGGTGGTCTTGGTTGAGGGATTGTGTTGCACTATTTGGGACCTGTGGGTTCCTGACCGTTGTATTGCAGTTGCCATTAATTTTCCTTAAGAGTGGCCATTGAGAAGGTCACCACACTGTGTACTAGTCAGCTGCCCATCACTTGTCTGTGTTACTGCAGGACTACACAAATGAGAGACTCCATGCTGTCAGGATCAAGGTCATACCCCTGGGCACTGTAAAGTTTGAGGTAAATTTAgtacagttacatgtatgtagaatCACAtacttttgtacatgcatatacatagaACATGTAAgacagtatgtacatgtgtaatcaTAGTATTATGAGGAAAGTTATTTGGTGGAAGCTATATTGAGTGTTGGGCCACCCAAAAGTCTGTATGAACTTTTATTGATGAATGCAGAAGTTGGTCAGAGTGGCATTCCATAAaacaggtcaccctctatacagtgtacatgattgtacagcttgtacactgtacagttgTACTTGTATGTGCACATTTTGCAATACGTGTACAGCTGTTAATAGGCCCCCTAGCATGCATTTGTACCTGTTAGCAGCtgttagctataattacagccagtttaatgggcctcaaagtctctccatagcacgTGTTTCAAGTAGTGTTAGtagaccacctctttattgcAGCCACTTCTTGGGGTACCCTCTATTAATAGCGTGTTTGTACCTTGCAGCTGTGTTCTAATGATGTGTACACTGGATCAGTGGAGGAAGAGCTGCCTGGAGATTGCCCTAGGAACCAACCCAGCGTGCACAAGATACAGaggtgggtggtgggtggtgtgagggAGTCCCTAGCAACCAACCCTGCTTatactgtacgtgtacgtgtactcGAAATCCATGGAAACACACTCTGAGGCCTTGTGTTCTTTTCTGCCCTTGCAACTATAATTTTAATTGAATCAAAGCTACAAAACCATTTAGCAGCTCTAAGGACGTGGTGTGAAtctaaaaattaaaactaatatacatgtatgcatgtagttaCTCTAAATCATCAAGTTTGCTATTGCTAGCAATTTTAATGTTCATAACATGTACAGCCAGCTTAAAGTACACATGACTTGTGCACGTATAAATTCTGTTGGTCATAaatgaacataataattattatacataattatgatatgacccccccccccccccacacacacgcacagtgaGGGTGACTCTGGGACTATTCGTTTCCTGGGTCCCACTGGTGATGTGGAGGTGGTCAAGTTCTACTGGTCCTCCGATCGTCTACAATTTGGGGATCAGGTGAGAGCTCGGGGCTTTAAATTAATTAGATATTTAAAAGATTGTTGATTTACACGGTTACTCATACtggtgtatgtacatgtggcTGTTGAAGTCTACGTTTTGGagagatcataattataagtgcaaCAAGACTAGTGGTACACATTAATTGTAGAAATTGAGAAATGGGTCCATTTGTGGTTAAGTGCGACAAAGCACTGTCCTCTGTGGAGGGTACTTAATACCAGTACAGAGGGTATTTATCGGAGGTTCCACTACATGCAGTGATACGTCTAATTTCGAAgtggtggctataattatttcaatccTCAATCAACAACCACATTTTTCgcttttacatgtatgtagtaaACTAAGCCTAAGAGGTTTTTTTGTTGTCTAGAGGTgattagtaccaaccaccaccgactagtgtactatacatgtatgtacatgtatagtactaAAAGGCCTCTGAATAATACTTATTAGTTTGTCCTTCTCTCAATACTATCTACTGCTGAACAACATCTGTTCCTCTCAGGTTGAGTTCCAGGTGGCCACTCGTAGCTACGACAACCTCGTGTTCGCCACTGATGTGAGGGTGGTTCAGAAAGCCAAGGACATCAAGTTCAGGGTACGTACAGTGTGTGCTGGATCGTGTACATACAATGGATATGTAGCCTGGTACGTATTGTATATTATAAGCACATGTGCTTGTAGGGTTATGTATAGGTGAGCTTATGATTATGATATTGCCTGGCGAACTGATCACTGAGCTCATTAGAGAACAATCATTCAAGCATTGCGATGCTAAATGCCTCGGGGCATACATGTTTCATTGATACtatcaagagtttatgatagagagagagtatcgaacgtaggcatactgtacatcagatgtatgcggagagtaacgtgacttcctgtatctgtcacaagcttggaatttgcacactgaccaatccaagcgtgggtgatgtaatctatcaacccatccaagtgtgggtgatgtaatctactttcttgatagatgacatcacccacacttggattggtcagtgtgcaaattccaagcttgtgacagatacaggaagtcacgttactctccgcatacatctgatgtacagtatgcctacgttcgacactctctctctatcataaactctggGTACTATGGAGTGGTATGGAAGAGAACTTAAAGATGTGAGGGGAAAATGTTGTGTATACATGGTACCTGTAGGctttgcatgtatatagtgttaTGGCTGGACCTTATTGTAGAATTCTGCCCGGATCTCATTTGAGTAACTATGCGCGTAATTTTCAGGAAGAAGTGTGGATGTATGATGTATTTATTGCGCATGAATTCaagtggctcatgatgtccactgctgtactaactataGCCTAAACAAACATGTAAgtgaagctacatgtatcaagACCTCAAATTCTACTCTGTAGTTACTTACCAGATTCGTCCATGCTCTCTTTCTATTTAAGCTTCCTACCTAGGTATGAtccccagtcactgtcctgtCATTCAACAAGGCCAGTCTAGCTTCCCTAGAACCTctctgaggttgtactacggaGATCTTGTAACATCGAcaattatcaaacggtcacatTTCTTTCGACGATTCTAAAGCAAAaataatattaaaaataccacgtgaaaaagcagctcaatgcgcatgtgcatagctccaacacagtgtgcacaaATTATGTTTTGAACTTGATCGGTAGCCATCAGAGGAGGTTATGATTTCAGTGTAAAGTTCTAGCTTGTTTTGTTGCGTATCAGAGACTGAGAGCTGACTGTTTTGGACTTCCTGGCTCCTTGGGTGTATAGCTACCCGACATCCAAATATCCTCTTCATTCTGACGAATTATCAGTGCATAGAATGTTTGCTAGATTCCTGCCAGCCAGTATAATGCAAGCTACAGCACCGCTGATTATACTCTACCTTTACCCTatactatagtctagctaatctCTCTCAACAGATACAGCTAGTCAGGCTCAGTACAGTCGGACATAGCAATAACTTTTTGCAGTtgttcggtatctatggtgaCGGGATAAAAAACTttaggaatgtcacatgaATGATGACAcatgtccaacctcctctgggtaacCATGCCGACAATAAGTCAGTTAAAGCGAGGAAAGAGTTAAGAGATTCAATAATATTAGATATGGAGATATGACTATACAAAATAAATGAGAGACTATAATACCTGCTAATGACATTGTAAAAATATCTATGAAAAATAGTTTGGAAGCTTGAAAAGTCTCATGCTCTCAGCATCCTATCGTTTCTGCTAGTTCGTATCTTTGTGATGTCCCTCACACGCATTCGTTTCAGCATCTGAGTGATGGTATTCATACTTGTCTTTCTTACGATCCCTCACTCCACACACGACAATGATGATTAGACTACCACAGCATACAATGAGCAGGATCACCACAATTGGTACCACTATGGCAACAGTCAGATTGACTATAACTGCTACTTCAATCTTTTCCGTGGTGTCAATGGTGCTTGTAGTAGTGTCAATGGTGCTTGTAGTAGTGTCAATGGTGCTTATGGTAGTGTCAATGGTGCTTGTGGTAGTGTCAATGGTGCTTGTGGTAGTGTCAATGGTGTCAGTAGTTTCTTCTTCCTCTGGTAAAGGTCGATCTAGATCTGAGAAGAAAATACAAAGCAATGAAGTCGAGTGCACAGGGAAGCCACGTATAtacctatgtacatgtattaaggACTGCCTgaataaattattaataatgACTACTTATTATTGACTCTTGCATGGTACCACATTTCCATAATTTTATTGGCAAAGAACAGCcctttcataataattatacgtgggGATGGTGTGCATGGAACTATTTTTCATTGTGTAATGTGTGCTTACCATCGGTAGATACCATGAAACTGTTGGTATCGTTTACACTGACAATAGTTGTAAACAAAGTGACATTAGCAACAGAACTGCAGTTGACAGCATTGTCTCCCAATGGAATAATGTTTATGACCTCAAAAGAATTGGATGTGGCTGAAACTTCAATTCTCCACTGATAAATGGCCTCATTTGGTGCTGTGATTTCTGTTGACGCGTACAAAACGACACCCCCTTCTTGTACGGTGAGATTAAATGACACACCACATTCGGAAATAGTGAATTTCCACCGAGCCTGCTCCCCACGTTCCAGTTCACCATTGTTGGTGGTGTTTCTTGGAACAGGTGTTGTAACTGGATTTTGTTTGAGAATAGtagtaattaattattgtaggcctgcatacgtatatatataaaggCTACAAtgtcatatatatatacaaattaTAGTGGTGCATGGGCCCTACGATAAAAATGGTATCAGTAATTACAATCATTAGCATGCACGGTATAGTACGTGCTAATAGTATAGGGTTGGATTTTAGTTGCAAATGAAAATGAATGGTTTACTTGTGTTGCAAATCTGTTCCTCTTGAGCACTCTGAACGCACGACAACTGTGAGAAGTCAACAGAATTGAAAATATGCTGCTGTTGACTGGCAATGGCTACCAAATCTTCTCTCCGAAATCTAGTCCCGACTCCGATTGCAAACACATTAATAGGTGGAGAGGCAGCCCTCAAATCAGCCGCAGCTTCAGCAACTGATGAATAGCCACAGTCGTTAGTGTTTACTGTAGACTGCCCATCAGTTAATACCATGGCCACTCTAAACACACTGGGATCTGTACGACCTTCAAAACTCGGAGAAGTTTACAGAGAGCATCTGCATGGTATGTTGGTGTTTCCTCCATTATAAGGAATAGCTGCCACAGCATTTTCCAAAGATGTAGCGTTGCTGTGGGTGTCTAGACGAAATTGCTCCTGGGCAGAGGTGCTAAATGTGATCACACCTACTCGATTATCATTTGGTCCGATTTTCAAGCTGTCCACATACTGTGCAGCAAACTGTCTCACTAGACTAAAATCATCACGCCCAACACTGCCAGATTCATCCAGGACCATCACAATATCGCTATTAACCCGACAGGCTGTGAATGATACAAAGACATGCTGTTGATTAAAttaacataaaattataatgccATACAACGCTTTCACTAAGACTGAATCTGTTTGGCAGTAATGCATGCACTTGCCAATAaatttatgcatgtacatgtatatctttCTCTTACGATTTTTGCTTGTCAAGAGGGTAACGTCTTCAATATATGTCTCCACAATGGTGTTACTGCTGTAGTGCGTACTCCAGTAAGCAGCCTGTCCTGGTACATCACACGGAATAGATTCTGTATCAGAAATGTTTAACAGAAACAGTCTCGCTGCTATTCCCGAATAAAGGGGAATCCTCAAATCCCTCCACTGCACACTCGGCCAATCAATGTTGAACGCCGTTCTTACGGCAACATTTTGTGTACTAGATCTATTTGTGTCTTGAGTGCTCAAAAACTTATCTTCATCCACCTGCCATATGCCTCCATTGTAGCCAGGTCGATACGTATCCGTGTCAGTTTCATCTCTCGATTCAACAAAAGCGATTCGCCTGAGAAGTTGTCGATCAAAACCGAACATAGCTTGGATTCTATTTACTGCTGCTCTGACAACATCGGACCCGGATGCTTCTCTTTGCAAAGTCAAGTCCACTCCCTGAGCAGTCAGTAGAGGGAGTAATGCACTGAGAGTAATCAGCACACTGAAACTAGCAGTCTTCATTGATGGATTGATTGATTGTCAATAATGAGTTGATTAGGATTGTTAAAGTCACAATGATAGTTTGATAATAATTTTGGTCATAACTCGGTCCTTTTATAGCTCTTTAGGTTGAGTGGTGCATGCCTGTACCTTATGTGCACAAAAACTTTGATGTGCTGGTGTAagatgcaggcatgcatgcactgaggGTATGGTACTGGAAGCAAGGGGAGGGTAAGTACTGGTAGCGATTAAGGGGAGGGTATAGTGTACTGGTAGCAAGTAAGGAGAGGGTAGCACAGGAAATGACATACTGTGCATGGAAGTAAGGGTGCACATGCAGCGAGGAACGTACAAGATATATTGTATAGCCAGGGtaccaaaataataataattagcttCCAAATGGGAGGatgcacatgtactgtgaCGTATAAGCTTACGagtaatacggtagtgtgATCATACTTGCATGTGTATCCCAACTTCCCCCAAGCCTGAGATGTcattctacatgtatgtaatgaaACCTGAGTGTTGTATgaaatatacatgcaggtatacAAGCTGGTGAgctgcctgcatgtatattgcaTACGACACGAATTTTATATCATagcgatctttaccaaattatgcctcgaggctatacGTGACCGTGTAATGTTATAAAAATACGGTTAGGGACTGTATGAATTTCATTACTCGcttgttaccttgacaacatGATGTTAAAGTGGTGGAGCTACCCACGCTCTGTATGAGTAATTGATAGCTAAGAACTTTTAATCACTCTAAATTTACTATGCGATCTGTTCCTCCCTCAGGGCTTTGTGGCTACTCTGAAGGACAGCTACGGATTTATAGAGTCCGAGGAGCACGACTGTGAACTGTTCTTTCCCTTCACGTGAGCAGGGCCGGGGTATTCGGTGTCAGGGTCGTGTTAGTGTTATGTTAGTGTCAGGGTCATATCAGTGTCAGGGTCAGGGTCATATTTATAGTGGGGCTCCTTCTCATGTGAAATAAATAGTGTGGAAATTCCACTACATGTAAAtgcgtatatacatgtagtggaaCTCCCCTTCTCTGATATTCATGTGCAgcgtacagtacatgtacatgtatgtagggcCTCACTAAGGCCCTGTATGGAGGGCTGgccacagctacatgtattgcaATAACGAGTTTACATTTGCAGCAGTTTCATTACCATTTTGTATGCCATGGACATATTTTGTCAGAATCATTAGATTTTAACCAGTAACTTGTTCTAAGCTCTAACTATTCCATATGATACGTACATGCAGCTCCCTAAGAGCTACtgaatgcatacatgtacatgtattattttagttttgattttgAAAATTGGTCGATCCAAACTAAAAACTACAGTCAGTCAAAGATACAGCATATATGCGTCACTGGGATTGTAAGGCTGTAGTCATGGCTTGTTTACTTTTCTTCCTTTGTCACCTCCAGGTCATGCAACGGATTCTGCGACCCCCATGAGCTCAAGGTGATGGACGAGGTCGAGTACGGTATAGTACGCAAGAACAGCAAACTGTCGGCTGATGAGATCACCAAACTGCCCCAAGGCACTATTCAATCGGAGGTGAGGGTGTAGTGTTAAGGTTTTATTTAAAGGGAGGGGGCGCTAGTTAGGGCACATCTGGCTATAGCTGCCAATGCAAgcaatgtacatatacatgtatacagtacatgtatacagtacatgtatgtatggttTCTATTCTCCGTAAATGCCTAACTTTTAATGGACCACAACTTGCTGTTAGATCGGACCTTTTCAAACGTACGTGACAGATACAAGTGGCACCTGAGATAATTGTACTCAGTCTAAAAACAGTAAAGCACCCACAAGGAttgcacatgtacagctacatgtactcttGCAAACAAAGGAGTCGAACAAGAAAGCGCCATTAGAAAGAAACACACTCAGAGCACTATGTGAAGTGCTAAACCCTCAGCTGTTTTGTTGGCATGACTAATAAGGAAAAAAGTGCATGTGCTTCCAAAACTCGCTTCCACAATACAATTTGTTAGTACCTGAGAATGAACTGGATGTGCAAACATTTCCTGGAAAGGGGGTTGTCATGTATACAACGTGgaagtgaataattatgttaggccactccaaatgagactgtataGTTCCCGTCCACCACTTGCATCCTGCCACTGCTAGTCATTTATCGGCACACAATAAGATTGCTTTCAAGCACATGCTGTTAAATTGGTGGTTCTTTAATGAAATTCATGGATGATGTCGCacgtttataatgatattcacgatAATACTGCACCTCTGACAGGAAACTACAGTTTCATTTGTAGTGACCTTATGGTGATGTTCAGGGGCGGGGGTTTAGAGAgtagcagagggtgctccagcaccccctgACCTTGAAGAATTTAATCTCAAAATCACGTGTGCGTGTTTCCTTTCCTTTTGCACCTACATTGTACCTACCTACTTGTTTTTCCTATACTGGTAGATCCGCCCCTGAATTGTTCCATTTTAATAAGAGGCACcgcagtacatgtattttgaTACATTCATTATTCTTTCCCCACATGTCCTGCAGGCTTTGAAGCAAGGACAGTACAATGGCGTCGTAGAGAAGCCAATGAAGAGCACAGACAACGCTGTGAGCAttgtgtacaaataattatagctagcactaatgtgtgtacattgtagctcTTGAACTAATGTTACATAGACCATGTGTTCACCAATACGTATACGTAACTGCATGTCAGGAGGGCACTCCTGGTACtgtatattacatgtatgtgctttTTCCTTATTATACGTGTATGCTTTTTCCTGGCAATGCTCTTGCTGCATAAATTATACCTGGTAGTACATTGTACGTAGATGCATGTAGGCATTGTACcagtgcatactgtacatacatgtacatgtacgtgtatacttTAATACTTGTTCTCGGTATTGTCTGCACATCTACTTCACCCATCTCTCCCACCCTCCATAGCTTGACTATGAGGGCATTATCAAGCCTACTGGCGGAGATGGCCCCTCCCTTCCTCCTCAGCTGCCCTTCAGTGCCACGAGCCTCGCTGATCACAGAGTTGCACTAGCTCAGGGAGACACGGTACAtaacatgactgtacataattgtatGTGCACTGTACTTGCACTGTTCTTACACagtttttttacatgtttcTCTGTTAAAATTCTTAAGCGTATTATAAAACCGTCTGGAttgttaccgtatagcgggtaattttcgtggggtaaaaattcgttcaactcgagaaacggtggttttcgtgagtaaaaatttcgtttagtctcgttgtcTGCCTGCACTgcctgcattcctacgttccggtaagccacgcctacgttaaaattccgtggaggtcagcttgcccacgaaaataacgaatattttaccccacgaaaattacccgctatacggtaatacttACATGACGAAACGTTTTAGTAGCTTTTAAAGACCaaacatgtactgtacgtacatgtacagtatcgTTGCTCTTAACCAAATCTATTTTCCCACTGTATAAGCACACATAgtcatatatatacatgtaactgcatgcatgcttgacGTTATTGAAAAACATGCaaatatacacatgtacatttgtacatgtatggcagTTCTCTGGTTATGGCCGGGGATTGTCAACCCTGTTTTGAGTAATTTCCACATCCTGCATAAAACAGTACAATCTCATGTAATTAGATTGTTAATTTTAACACTCTGATCTAAAGCCCCTCCCATTTTCTCAGGTCCAGTTCCGGGTGGGGGTGTGTCCCCATTCCGACACTATGCGGGCCGTCAATGTGCAGTCATGCAAGAAGTTCCTCAGGGGCACTGTGGAGACCATCAAGGGAGAGGTGCATACATGTTATAAACTAGAGACTACCGCTAGACAACACGCGCTAATAAAGAGTGGATTGTGAGGATTGTACCAACAATCTGAGCacatcactgtacatgtgactAGTACAAGCAGCTATTCTGCTTATAAGATGTTGCCTACAGGTATTTTAGGGTTCGATTTTCGGTTAAAATGAGAACCTTGAAACACGTGTTGTTTTAGAGACTTTGGACGTAATAACCTGGCTGTTTTATAGAGGGTGCATGCTGCTTTtggggtgaccacaatagacagcaTGATATGCCATGTGGGCCAACCATGCACGTGCCATGTTTTGTTTGGAATAGtctaactgcatgcatgtgtacatgtacatgcatgtttacTTATTGCACCACAATCATTTctgcatacacacacgtatacatatacaacTGTACCAACGTcccctcacactcacactcgcacacacacacacacacacacacacacacacacacactcacactcacactcgcacacacactcacactcacacgcgcgcacacacacacacacacacacacatacacacacacacacacacacacacacacacacacacacagtacggATTCATCACCTGCCACGGGTCCTTGTCCAGCCGTAGCAACAGCCCCACCAGTAATGGAGAGAGTATCTTTTTCCACATGAAATCTGTGGAAACTGATTTCACTGCCCTACATTCTGGAGATGAGGTCGAGTTTCTTTTGGTGAGCAACAGCAAATCAAAGAAGAATAGTGCCAGCCATGTCAAGAAGCTCAGGTGAGAGGGACACACgtacagtatgtacatgtatgtgacgTGTGTCCCACACAcgtacaatgtgtgtatacatgtaagtgttgTAGTTgaagtggtggctattttctATCTCTCAATTcaatatgtacagtgtagtaaACTGCATCATAATCTCATTTGCTcctgactacatgtacatgtacatgcatggaagCCCATACATTATTGTCTTAGTGGTGGTTAGTACTAAAAGGCCTCTGAATGTTGGAAAAACGAACTTTTTGTAATGTGGACCTCAGCACTatctgcatgtacacgtatactGGTAAACAATATGAGGCTGTTTAATTTATccccatgcatacatgtacagtaccttaatttatatacatgtatatgtatatgtacatgcataagaGTATACCTTAATTTATCTTTGTGTAGACTTTATATACTTATAGATGTATTGTGTCATGCTTGAATGTGTttgcatacacatgtacatgtacagtgccaATGAAAGGCCAGAAAGGTTGAGAAGAAAACAAGTCACGCCAAGAGCTCAGGCCCCAATGTAAGTTTTCTTCAGCTGATCACTTCAATATATTCCGAGGGGGAGTTGCCTGTGTAATTgctacattgtatatttgtggcaacCCCTCCTTACCAAATTATGCCTGGAAGCGTTTGACCGTgtaagggactgtatgacttttattacaatGCTTGTTACCTTTACAACGTAATGTAGGcgtacagtatatgcatgtacagtaatttGGCTATTGTAATGTTTCTCGTCATCCGCCTTGGTCGCATCAAACGTTCATTATGTGTCTGTGGCTTTATATTGCATCCTGTACGTGTGGGTTGCTTTAGTCAGCAGTAAATCGTCACTCTATGAATGATACGTacatcagggtttcatctaggattaaaagtttggggtggaaggtttacgcacgctgcaaaatgtttggccactcccac encodes the following:
- the LOC135335925 gene encoding cold shock domain-containing protein E1-like; translated protein: MFSDPFAGRSRSGSFNKSGSFKSQQPSSSSFVATSASIRETGIIDKLMQSFGFITCCERNESIFFHFSQYNGSASELSSGDEVEFEVGVDSRTGKLIARRLVLLPTGTVSFESISEERLLGKVDCEPKIISIRGASPSERDGPARGSKVKQTYNDPMMGRIIYERSGEVFFVPYTFTDVNDERDIRKGDEVSFYMAKNKRTGALKARLVRLVQPAKVETVQGIVKTMKDSFGFIERADLVKDIFFHYSEVTGESSVEVGSCVEFVVQNRQGKDVAANIQLLSAGSVQFDEVAGDFLQGVVKKPVIRSFTHGRGKETESTQGEVTYMEDMDGVRVLSYSDTDQVGDFTMLSGDIVNFSLAIDKRDGTERATGVRLHRLVEEQKDTSQRETGVVAALRDGFGFIKCAQRDMRMFFHFNEVIDLDHKLAQYDEVEFSVQNDYTNERLHAVRIKVIPLGTVKFELCSNDVYTGSVEEELPGDCPRNQPSVHKIQSEGDSGTIRFLGPTGDVEVVKFYWSSDRLQFGDQVEFQVATRSYDNLVFATDVRVVQKAKDIKFRGFVATLKDSYGFIESEEHDCELFFPFTSCNGFCDPHELKVMDEVEYGIVRKNSKLSADEITKLPQGTIQSEALKQGQYNGVVEKPMKSTDNALDYEGIIKPTGGDGPSLPPQLPFSATSLADHRVALAQGDTVQFRVGVCPHSDTMRAVNVQSCKKFLRGTVETIKGEYGFITCHGSLSSRSNSPTSNGESIFFHMKSVETDFTALHSGDEVEFLLVSNSKSKKNSASHVKKLSANERPERLRRKQVTPRAQAPMNVSRQPIGPDSSGGFAPRTFLPSPVLNRSSNVSPTPQ